Genomic segment of Sphingobium sp. EM0848:
CCTTCAGGCAACGAGAGCCCAACCTCACGGAGCCAAGGCATGCGCCTTGTCTCCGCCCTTCGGGTCACGATCCTCGCCTTTCCAACGCGGCCCTTTGGCCGACGTTGATGCTGCGCATCGGGGCTTTTCGCGCCCTGATCGGATCGGTGACACCGGCCTCGCGCGTTCCGCCTCACGGCGGCGCGTACCTCGCCGGTCCCGGCAACCGGCTCCTCTCCGACGACATCGTAACAGGCCCAGGGACAGGGGATCGGGCTCTTGGGATTAGCACACCCTACGCACCTGAAGGTGCATGAGTTCCGTTGTTTCACAACGGGTTAGCGCGGAAGGAAAGGAGACTACGTTGTAGTACGAGCTGGTGGGCGGGCAAAAACGGCGGAAATCAGCCATTCGCGCGTAGTCTGTGAGACTACGGCCTGCTGGTCCATGACGATCAACTTGCCGGAACCGGGCCGCTCGGCTATAAATAGAGCCATTCTTCAGTCCCCACCAGCCTCCCTGCTAGGAGGTTGGTCTTGGCTACCAGTTACCGGCATTACAACGTCCGCCTGGAGCGCGCCCAATGGGACCGCCTCAGCGTGATCGCCGCCGAACAGAAATTGAGCGTCGCCGACGTCATCCGGTCGGCCCTCAATGTCTTCCTTTCATCCTCCGACGTGCTGACCGCGAGCCAGCGCCGCCTGGCCCGGATCAGCGAGTTCCAGCAGCTCGTGCTCGACGTCATTCTGCGCGAGCAATATCCTGAGCTTCGCGACCGCCTCGTTGCCGAAACCGACAAGCGCCTGGTGCAATATCATGGCGCGTGAGGACATCCGCTCGAACGGGAAAAACATCCCGCTGACCCACCACTCTGCGCGCGGCCGCGTGCAGCGAAACTCGGGCAATTTCACCCGCGGCTCACAGCTTCTCACCCACGAGATGCTGATGTGGTTTTCGGGCGCGCGGCTGCCCATCATGGTCTGGTTCTTCGCCTTCCTCGCGGCCTGGTTCGTCATCCTCTCGATCCGCCTCGACGAGCACGGATTCCAGCTCGTCTGCATGAAGATCTATTCGGCGCTCTGGAACTGGGTCGACCTCAATCCCAACAAGCGCGTCAACGTCACCCTGCCCAATGGCGAGATCTACAAAACGGTCATGCCCGTGGTGCCCTATATCCCGGCCGTGCAGCAGGCCTGGGAGACCACCATCCGGGCGCTGATCGGCTCGATCCTCGTCTCGGTTTTCGTGGTCGCGCCACTCACCATCTGGTTCGTCGACATCTCGCGCAGGCGTGGGCGTTCGATCCTTCAGGAACGCCATGAGCGCGGCGCCATGCTGGTCGATCGCGCCGTGCTGGTCTCCGAAATCGCGCAGCACAATGCGGAAAAATTCGCGGAGGACGCGCGCGAGTTCTTCCCCGGCCGCTCGTCCGCCGCCGTGCTCAAATTGCCGTTCGCGACACGGAAGGCGGGCGGCATCCACCATCCCTATACGCTCGCCGGCATCCCCTATCCGCACCGCCTCGAGCAGTCCCATTCCATGCTGATCGGCACCACCGGCGCGGGCAAGACCACCGAGCTCAGGAGTCTGGTCAGCCAGATGCGCCAGCGCCAGGACAGCGCCGTGATCTTCGATCTCACCGGCGCCTATGTCGAAGCCTTCTACGATCCCATGCGCGACACGATCCTGGACCCGATGGACCAGCGCTGCCCGGCCTGGTCGATCTTCAACGACTGCTCGACCTACAGCCATTTCACGTCGGCCGCCGCGGCGCTCATTCCCTCCGATGGCGGCTCGTCCGAGCCCTTCTGGGCGCTCGCGGCCCGCACCCTGTTCATCGAGATGTGCGTCCGGCTTCAGGAGCGCGGCCAGACCACCAACCTGGCGCTCGCCGAGAACCTGATGACCGCCGATTTGAAGCGGGTGCATCGCTTCCTCGCGAACACCATCGCCGACCCGCTGACCGCCCCGGAAGCGGCCCGCATGGCGGAATCGATCCGCGCCGTCTTCAACACCAATGCGCAGGTCCTGCGTTTCCTGCCCGACGAAGGAGAGCCGTTCTCGATCCGGCACTGGATGACCACCGAGCGCGCGCCCGGATCGATCCTGTTCGTCACCTCCGACTACGACGATCTGGAGATGAACCGGCCGCTGCTGACGCTCTGGATGAACATCGCCATCACCAGCCTCATGACGCTGCCGCGCACGCGCAGCTTGCGGACCTGGTTCATGTTCGATGAGGTCGGCGCGCTGCACCGCCTGCCTGCGATCGAGAAGGGCCTGCAGACCGCGCGGAACTTCGGCGGCGCAATGATCCTGGGGCTCCACAGCTTCCAGAAGCTGGTCGAGGTCTATGGCGAGGAAGGCGCGCGAAATCTCGCCTCGCTCGCCCGCTCCAAGCTCATCCTCGCGACCAGCGAGTTCAAGACCGCCGAGGAGT
This window contains:
- a CDS encoding type IV secretion system DNA-binding domain-containing protein; this translates as MAREDIRSNGKNIPLTHHSARGRVQRNSGNFTRGSQLLTHEMLMWFSGARLPIMVWFFAFLAAWFVILSIRLDEHGFQLVCMKIYSALWNWVDLNPNKRVNVTLPNGEIYKTVMPVVPYIPAVQQAWETTIRALIGSILVSVFVVAPLTIWFVDISRRRGRSILQERHERGAMLVDRAVLVSEIAQHNAEKFAEDAREFFPGRSSAAVLKLPFATRKAGGIHHPYTLAGIPYPHRLEQSHSMLIGTTGAGKTTELRSLVSQMRQRQDSAVIFDLTGAYVEAFYDPMRDTILDPMDQRCPAWSIFNDCSTYSHFTSAAAALIPSDGGSSEPFWALAARTLFIEMCVRLQERGQTTNLALAENLMTADLKRVHRFLANTIADPLTAPEAARMAESIRAVFNTNAQVLRFLPDEGEPFSIRHWMTTERAPGSILFVTSDYDDLEMNRPLLTLWMNIAITSLMTLPRTRSLRTWFMFDEVGALHRLPAIEKGLQTARNFGGAMILGLHSFQKLVEVYGEEGARNLASLARSKLILATSEFKTAEECSQYIGNREVRQMDEAYSYGYNNNRDASTLTPRKQVEPLVIPDDITNLPSMHGFVKFPDGFPAARILLEWKNYPIVAPGFLKRPVMQPVRSKRGEEIFDEEGGEAGGRDGAVQIVDEVVEPTNLAKEMAARILQSPSEDQAAETHRTAPRSDDRPVPPQAKGAGGGKEDGARGRDAQQETGQRPADDRRGPSPQAPQVEDQTLIELRQGFAAGRDQDDLDMGI